A region of the Microcystis aeruginosa FD4 genome:
GATATTTGGCTAAACTGCGTGCTTCCGAGGTGATTAATTTTACCGTCTCCACATCGGGATTAGCGGCGATTTCTTGACGGAGAGTGTCGATATGAGTATCGGGTAACTTTTCTAATTCTTTCACTAAGGGGGCGAGATGACGCGCCGGTAAACTGCCGTCGCTGGCTTTTTCCTTCACTTCATCGGGTAGTAATTCTGAACTCATCGCCGTCCATTCATCGGCCAATTGCTTCACCTCCCGACGGGTAATTCTCTCCCCTTGTCGGGCCGCATCACTGACTAATTTTTGAATTTCGGGGGCAGATTTGGCCGTTTCCACGAAGGCGCGTTTACTAAAATTATTGATACTATCGGGAGCCAGTTGTCCTTCTGCGAGGAGAGTATCGGCACTATTAGCCAATTGAATCAGAGCATAAGCTTGACTTTTAGTGATTTCTCGCTGTTTTAACCAGTTTAAAAAGCCTGTACCGCGACTATCACCGCCTTGCTTCTCCCGGTCGCGAATAGCTCGCAAAATTCGCCCCCGCCAGATTTCCGTTTGCAAATCAAAGCGATCGCAGACTTGCCAAAAAGAATCCAGTTGCTGCTGAAAATCATGATCTTGGATGGTTTCATCTTCGGGATCCGGCAGTTGAAAGTTAAACTCTAGAGGCGTTTCAAAGGCATCAATGATCGCGGAGGTGTCGGAGGAGAAGGTCGCAGCATCAACCATATATGATAGACTCGGCAGTTAATCGGGCATTTTATCTTAACTTGCTCTGGCAACCCCCGACAAGCCGATTAATCTTCAGCCAAAACCCCACACCCCACACCCCACACCCGTTCGGCAAAAGCTCACGGCCGAAGCCCACACCCTGCCTCCACGAACAACTTTTTCAGCCAACCCTAGTTAGGGGAAGCATTGGGGGGAGTGGGACTGGTGACAGGTGCGGAGGGTGTCGTCACTGGAGTGGGATCTGTGACAGGTGCGGGAGAAATCGATGGATTGGGAGCGGGATGACGACTTAGGAATTGCCAAGCGATCGCGGCAAGCAAACTGAGGAAACCGACAGCGATCGCTACCACGACTAGGGATGAAACTGTAGTGCGCTCAGGGGAAGAAGCACGACTAGAAACAGAAGAAGATGCAGGGGGGGGAGTGGGTATTGCCGTCACCACTTCTTCTTCGGAGTAGGTTTCTTCGCTGTTATCAAAATCTTGGTCATTAAAATCGAGAATAATCCGTTCTTTGACCTCAGCATAAACTAAAGGCGTGACAGGTTCAGCCCTAGGAACTACCCGACAATAAACTAGGGCGATGGTGGAGTTATCGTGACCGTTTTTCTGGTTAGCTAGTTGTAATAAACTTTCCCCCACGGCTGTCACGGTTTTCTCTCCTCGCAAAAGAGGCACAATTTCACTGTCCCAGTATTGTTCCACCCGATCATAATCACTTAAACCATCGGAACAGAGGAGAAAAACACAATCTTGATCAACAATCAACCTCTGAACAGTGGGATGGAGATTAGTGGCGCTACTCATGCCCAAAGCTTGCACCAAGGCCCCCGCGTTGGGATACTGTATCGCATCACGATAGAGGAGATAGCCTAATTTCACTTCCCTGGAAGCGAGATCGTCATCCACCGTCACTTGATGACAACTGTGGGCAGTAATCCAATAGATGCGGGAATCCCCCACATGGGCTGCGTACATTTCCTGAGCGTGGGCAAAAGCCATGACGAGAGTAGTACCCATGCGCTGACGATCTTGTCTTGACTCCTGATCATTGCGTTGACTGATCAGATCATTGGTGACACGAATCGCCTGTTCGAGGACAAGACTGTGACTATCGGGATAGACTTCAATATCATTCGTGGGACTATGATTAATTTCCCTAGAGAGGGTTTTGATCGCCAATTGAGCAGCGATTTCGCCCCCTTCCTGACCGCCGATGCCATCACAGACAATCACCAGGGGATTCTGACCATGCGCGAGGGTTATGGCCTGATTAGCCGGGGGATAACAGGCATCCTCGTTGTGTTCCCGCAGCGGACCGGTATCGGTGCAGGTAAAAATCTCATAGGTGCGTTCTTGACCTCCACCGTAGTGCTGTAGTGCATAATCGAGGATAGTGATCAGGGACTCTGGGCGATCGAGATCACCGGATTCTAGCTCTTGGGTTAGGGATGCGAGAAAATCTTGAAGATTAGCGGCTGCCGTCGGGATCAGACCAGACCACAAGGCCCCTAAATCTTGTAAATTGGGAGCGGTAGCCTCGTCTTTGCTTAATTCTAGCAATTGCAGCAGCTGATTATTCACTCTCGTCAGAGAAGGGTTGAGCAGACTAGAGACCACAGCTTTTTTCTGGAGGGGATGCCAGAGTTTGGCCATTTGCCATAACCAGTGAATTTGCCTTAAATCGGAAGCTTGCGACCAAACCTCGGCCAGAGTGGGCAATAGTTCCGGATATATTAATTCTCCCGTTTCATCGAGGGGAATAGTGCCGTATTCCAACAGCCAGATGTCCATATTCAAGCGTTCATCGGGACTGGGAATATAGCCATAGACTTGGGGTATGTGGAGATGGAAGGGTAACAATTTTAGGTAGAGGGAGAGCCAGCTAGGAGGTTCTTCCGGTGCTTGGGGTGCTTGAGCGGGTTTAGTATCAAGAACAATTTGTGGTTGTTTGACCAAATAACGATTATCAATTAGCTCGCCAACATGATAATAGGTTCTCACCCAATCACCCATCATCCATAAATAGCACTTAACTAAAGGAGTACCGCATTTTTCACAGAATCTATTAGTGAGAGCGTTCGGGGATAGACAGGTTAGGTTTTGACATTGGAGGGTTATCACGGAATCCATGAAAACTGCTGACTCCTAAAGCGCGATTAGTGTAGGTTAATAAAATAGGGTGTTTTTACCCACGTTGACTGCTAGTCTATTCCAGTGTTTCCTAAATTTTAACCTTTGTCGCTCGCTCGAGAATAATGAGGGTTTGCGGCAAAAAGTTTTTCCTGGGTGTGGGGTGTGGGGTGTGGGGTGTGGGGTGTGGGGTGTGGGGTGTGGGGTGTGGGGTGTGGGGAAGTGGGGAAGTGGGGAAGTGGGGAAGTGGGGGGACCACTTCGTGCGCGTTGCGGGGGGAAGTGGAGCATTTGGATGAAATTTCCCTAAACCCCTAAATCCCTATCACCCCAAAACCCTATCACCCCAAAACCCTATCACCCCAAAACCCTATCACCCTATCTCCTGACAGTTTCTAAATATTTTTCCACATCAGCAAAGAGCGAGTTTGAAAGCCGAGATTTTGGTAGAGATTGAGAGCATTGTCGTTATTGATGAAGACTTGTAAACCGATGCGGGTTTGTCCGCGACTTTTTGCCCAATCCTTAGCTCGATCGATTAGTGCGCTGGCGATACCTTGGCGACGATGCTGGGGAGCGACGTAAATTAGGAAAATATGACCATAGCGATCGCCTGTCACCTGATCGACGGCACTCCCCATCCAGAGACAAGCGATCGCCGTTTGTTGTGCTTCGACGATCCACAGGGGAGTATCGAGGCAAAAAAACTGTCTGACTGTATCAGCTAGATGGGAGAGGTTTTTTTGTTCGGGAAAAAATTCTTCATAGGTGCGGGTGAGAAAATTAATGAGTAGATAGCGATCGCCCATTTTTCCCAGTCGCAGCTGATAATCTTCGGGAAGGTTAACCATGCCAAGGATAAGAGAAAATCATGCCTAGGGATGGCTCAATCGGAGCGGGTGCCGCTAAATCTGCCGGTAAAAAAATCCGGATGCCGGTGGCAACCAGAGCAACTAAAAACACGAAGATAGTCAGGAGCGGGGCGATATATTGCCGAAAAAAAGCCATAATTATTTGATCTCTACACTGCTGTTCTTTCTATTTTAGGGATTGCCAGTGGAGATATCAGCAATTAAAAAAAAATTCGCCCAAAAAAAAGTGATCGGCATACCGATCACTAGAAACCGACAACTAGACTATGACTAAACACCGATTAAATCTAACGAAGGTGCAAATAGGCCGCCTCTGCTTCTAATTGACGCACTAAAGCTTCATTTCCCTGCGCTCTAGCTACTTCCAGTCGGTGTTGTAAATTTCTGCGGAGTGTTTCCCTATGAGCGACGGCGGCTTGTGTTAGGACTTGCTGACGATTTTTGTTCATGATGGACAGACTTTTGAGCGACTTAACTTACCTTATATCTAAATCATAACATTCTCCTTGGTAAACTGTATCTTTAGCTACTGAATTTAGCGTTAAGATTTATTAAAGCTGTTGGCAACCATAGTGACAAGTCGATGACGGAACAGGCAATAATAACCCTTACTAGCGATTTTGGACTACGGGACGGTTATGTGGGCATGATCAAGGGAGTAATCGCGGGAATTGCCCCCCATGCTCGCACGATCGATCTGAATCATCAAATTTCGCCCCAAGACCTTTACGCTGGTCGTTTTATCCTCCTGAATGCCTATCAATATTTTCCCCAAGGCACTATTCATCTGGCAGTTATAGATCCAGGGGTAGGAAGCAAAAGACGTGGGGTAGGGATTCGTTTTGCCGGTGGTTATTTAGTCGGGCCAGATAATGGTTTATTTAGTGGCATTTTAAGTCAATCTCCCGCTATATCTGCCGTTAATCTCAATAATTCTTCCTATTGGCGCACCCCTAACCCTAGCACTACTTTTCACGGTCGTGATATTTTTGCTGCTGTGGCCGCTTATTTGTCCCGGGGAGTACCCCTAGAAATGTTAGGTGAGATTATTGA
Encoded here:
- a CDS encoding PP2C family serine/threonine-protein phosphatase, with translation MDSVITLQCQNLTCLSPNALTNRFCEKCGTPLVKCYLWMMGDWVRTYYHVGELIDNRYLVKQPQIVLDTKPAQAPQAPEEPPSWLSLYLKLLPFHLHIPQVYGYIPSPDERLNMDIWLLEYGTIPLDETGELIYPELLPTLAEVWSQASDLRQIHWLWQMAKLWHPLQKKAVVSSLLNPSLTRVNNQLLQLLELSKDEATAPNLQDLGALWSGLIPTAAANLQDFLASLTQELESGDLDRPESLITILDYALQHYGGGQERTYEIFTCTDTGPLREHNEDACYPPANQAITLAHGQNPLVIVCDGIGGQEGGEIAAQLAIKTLSREINHSPTNDIEVYPDSHSLVLEQAIRVTNDLISQRNDQESRQDRQRMGTTLVMAFAHAQEMYAAHVGDSRIYWITAHSCHQVTVDDDLASREVKLGYLLYRDAIQYPNAGALVQALGMSSATNLHPTVQRLIVDQDCVFLLCSDGLSDYDRVEQYWDSEIVPLLRGEKTVTAVGESLLQLANQKNGHDNSTIALVYCRVVPRAEPVTPLVYAEVKERIILDFNDQDFDNSEETYSEEEVVTAIPTPPPASSSVSSRASSPERTTVSSLVVVAIAVGFLSLLAAIAWQFLSRHPAPNPSISPAPVTDPTPVTTPSAPVTSPTPPNASPN
- a CDS encoding GNAT family N-acetyltransferase gives rise to the protein MVNLPEDYQLRLGKMGDRYLLINFLTRTYEEFFPEQKNLSHLADTVRQFFCLDTPLWIVEAQQTAIACLWMGSAVDQVTGDRYGHIFLIYVAPQHRRQGIASALIDRAKDWAKSRGQTRIGLQVFINNDNALNLYQNLGFQTRSLLMWKNI
- the pirA gene encoding arginine synthesis PII-interacting regulator PirA; the encoded protein is MNKNRQQVLTQAAVAHRETLRRNLQHRLEVARAQGNEALVRQLEAEAAYLHLR
- a CDS encoding SAM hydrolase/SAM-dependent halogenase family protein — translated: MTEQAIITLTSDFGLRDGYVGMIKGVIAGIAPHARTIDLNHQISPQDLYAGRFILLNAYQYFPQGTIHLAVIDPGVGSKRRGVGIRFAGGYLVGPDNGLFSGILSQSPAISAVNLNNSSYWRTPNPSTTFHGRDIFAAVAAYLSRGVPLEMLGEIIDPDSLQQLAIAVPQIEEDKIRGQIQYIDIFGNLISNIPDYLLEGKNWSVQLGPKIIPAKNTYSDVPSGEIVAFIGSHGGLEIAVNSGSAQKQLHLNIGDAIEVRIDRSQ